Part of the Candidatus Methanogranum gryphiswaldense genome, TCTTGGAATCCGGAAATCAAAAGACCACTTTGGACCAGATAACCGCCAATAGCGTGTCCAGGACAATGAAGGACATAAGCCTTGAGATGTCCTATGATGCTGGAAAGGGAAGAGGTGGCCACAGGAACGGTGTCAAGATCGTCAAAAATCTTGACGAATACATCTACATGAACGAGGACCGTTACGCCACCGAGATAGAATCTGAAATTTTAAGGGATCTCCACAGTAGAAGATCATTGAAAAAGTTAACTTCAAAGTTAACAGATAATGAGAAGTTAGCCGAAAGTTAACATATTGAACAAAATACAATCCAGATGTGTTAAAAATACGATAAAATGGTAACTTGTTAACTTTTACAGAGGGGAGAGAAAGAATGACCAGTAGAAAGCCTTCGGACACGGCAGAGATCAAGGATTACAATGTCGATCTTCGCAGGGTAAGATTAGGTGCTAGGCCATTCAAAGCAGGGATACGCTATTATGAAGTAAAGAAACAGGCATATCTTACAGACACTACGATCGAAGAGAATGTCAGGAAGCTTTACTATTTTGCCGATGTATTCAAGGACCTCAAAGCTCAGGGATTGGCCAAGACCACTGATCCCAGACACATAGGGGAATCAGAGATCGAGGCGTTCATGATTTTCATGAAGAAGAGAAAATTACAGAACTCGACCAAGAAAAAATACATGAGCATGTTGGATAGTTATTTGGGATTCTGGGAGAATCATATAATCCTGAACATGAAGAAACAGAACAAGTTCGTTTCAATGTCTAAAGGGGGATCTCACATACCAACATACATCGATGAGGACGATCTTCGTACGATTTTCGGGCATATTGAGAATTATCCAGGATATAACGGAATTATAATTCGTGGATTTTTTTCATTGATCTTCGGTATCGCCGGAAGGCCTAAGGAGATTATAGGGGCGTTGACATCGGATATGGAGATAGAGAATGAGCAGTTTTATATTAGGCATCCTAAGGGAGAAGATTCATGGGGAATGCGTGAATGGATCTCCATTACAAGGAAGGACATGATACCAAAATTGGAAAGGTTTTTGGAAGAAAGGAAGGCCCATCTTGAGAGTATAGGATGTCAATCTGATTTCTTGTTTGTTAATCCAAGGACAGGTCAGCCATTTTCACTTAAGACCATAAGAGTGATAAAAGAGAATATTGAGAATGAACTGGATATAGATTTTAAACTCAAGGAATTCAGATCCTCATATGCTACTATTACGTACAAGCATAACAAGGGAATGAAGGATGCGATCAGTAAGCAGCTTAGACATCTTCAGCCAAGTACAACCGATAAATATTACATAGCCTACGAGAGGAAGCAAGCATCAAAAGAATTATCGGATGAATGGAAAAAATCTAAAATAGAATAATT contains:
- a CDS encoding site-specific integrase; translated protein: MTSRKPSDTAEIKDYNVDLRRVRLGARPFKAGIRYYEVKKQAYLTDTTIEENVRKLYYFADVFKDLKAQGLAKTTDPRHIGESEIEAFMIFMKKRKLQNSTKKKYMSMLDSYLGFWENHIILNMKKQNKFVSMSKGGSHIPTYIDEDDLRTIFGHIENYPGYNGIIIRGFFSLIFGIAGRPKEIIGALTSDMEIENEQFYIRHPKGEDSWGMREWISITRKDMIPKLERFLEERKAHLESIGCQSDFLFVNPRTGQPFSLKTIRVIKENIENELDIDFKLKEFRSSYATITYKHNKGMKDAISKQLRHLQPSTTDKYYIAYERKQASKELSDEWKKSKIE